A single genomic interval of Scyliorhinus canicula chromosome 15, sScyCan1.1, whole genome shotgun sequence harbors:
- the thumpd1 gene encoding THUMP domain-containing protein 1 translates to MATDPRAKRRNKGSFLSHAAKKPRGSRELEVGMQGLLITCNMNEKKCTAEAYSLLNEYADQLYGPEKFVEESNSEDEEDDDAEAALKKEVKQIRASTQNNLRRFQALDSGANNVVFIRTLNIEPDKLVHHILKDLYATKKKKTRAILRMLPVSGSCKAFMEEIPKYFETFLEPWFKVPKKASFQIVYKARNNSHMSRDDVIKALAGVVINLNAENKVDLNNPEYTIIVEIIKGVCCVSVVQDYILFRKYNLQEVAKDDIEEKEKKSASSLPSENDDCPEAKEPSEAKEPKKKCEQDEQELELSVTGGKEALQEQKSGE, encoded by the exons ATGGCAACAGACCCCAGAGCCAAGCGGAGGAACAAGGGCTCGTTCTTGAGCCATGCGGCCAAGAAGCCCCGCGGGAGCCGGGAGCTGGAGGTTGGAATGCAAGGGCTGCTTATCACCTGCAACATGAACGAGAAGAAATGCACGGCCGAGGCGTACAGTCTGCTGAACGAATACGCGGACCAACTGTATGGCCCAGAGAAG TTTGTAGAAGAATCTAATAGCGAGGATGAGGAAGATGACGATGCTGAAGCTGCTTTGAAGAAAGAAGTAAAGCAGATCCGTGCATCAACACAGAATAATCTCCGTAGATTCCAGGCTTTGGACAGTGGAGCCAACAATGTTGTCTTCATCAGAACTCTTAACATTG AACCGGACAAATTAGTACACCACATTTTGAAGGACCTCTACGCAACCAAGAAGAAGAAGACCAGAGCTATTCTACGAATGTTGCCAGTGTCAGGGTCATGCAAGGCTTTCATGGAGGAGATCCCAAAGTATTTTGAGACTTTCCTAGAACCCTGGTTTAAAGTTCCTAAAAAGGCCTCTTTCCAGATTGTTTATAAAGCCAGGAACAATAGTCACATGAGCAGAGATGATGTCATCAAGGCTCTGGCAG GAGTGGTaataaatttgaatgctgaaaacaAAGTGGACCTTAACAATCCTGAGTATACCATAATTGTGGAAATAATCAAAGGCGTCTGCTGTGTGAGCGTCGTTCAGGACTACATACTTTTCCGCAAATACAACCTGCAGGAAGTGGCGAAAGATGACATTgaggaaaaagagaaaaaaagcgcCTCCTCTCTTCCCTCTGAGAATGATGATTGTCCAGAAGCGAAAGAGCCTTCGGAAGCAAAGGAACCCAAAAAGAAATGTGAGCAAGATGAGCAGGAACTGGAACTATCTGTCACAGGTGGTAAAGAGGCTCTTCAAGAACAGAAAAGTGGAGAATAG